In one Sphingomonas sp. S1-29 genomic region, the following are encoded:
- a CDS encoding NAD-dependent succinate-semialdehyde dehydrogenase has product MTANSFAPTGQTGPFAIPTDLLIGEHWAPAASGKRIDVVNPSSGEVLTSIADGGVDEAIATVDAADAAAAGWAATPPRKRAEILLACFHAMMAQQEWLAQIISLENGKALTDARGEVAYAAEFFRWYAEEAVRINGELTMAPSGANRIMVQYQPIGIALLITPWNFPAAMATRKIAPALAAGCTCILKPAEETPLTALAVAEIMRRAGVPAGVVNVFNTSDPGPACSAMLHDPRVRKLSFTGSTEVGRILLREAADQVISSSMELGGNAPFLVLDDADLDEAIEGAMVAKMRNAGEACTAANRFYVQRGIHDAFVAKLCERMGALTVGAGTDAATQCGAMINQESIDKIERLVADAVDRGAEIRLGGKTLDRPGFFYPPSVIANVQPGSEILGTEVFGPVAAVIAFDDVDEAVALANATEYGLAAYVYTGDLKRGLQLAERIECGMVAVNRGLVSDAAAPFGGMKQSGLGREGAHHGMLEYCEAKYIAVSW; this is encoded by the coding sequence ATGACCGCTAACAGCTTCGCCCCCACCGGACAGACCGGCCCCTTCGCGATCCCCACCGACCTGTTGATCGGCGAGCATTGGGCGCCCGCCGCCTCGGGCAAGCGGATCGATGTCGTCAATCCGTCGAGCGGCGAGGTGCTGACCTCGATCGCCGATGGCGGGGTCGACGAGGCGATCGCCACCGTCGATGCCGCCGATGCGGCGGCCGCGGGCTGGGCCGCGACGCCGCCGCGCAAGCGCGCCGAGATCCTGCTTGCCTGCTTCCACGCGATGATGGCGCAGCAGGAATGGCTGGCGCAGATCATCTCGCTCGAGAACGGCAAGGCGCTGACCGACGCGCGCGGCGAGGTCGCCTATGCCGCCGAATTCTTCCGCTGGTATGCCGAGGAGGCGGTGCGCATCAACGGCGAGCTGACGATGGCGCCGTCGGGCGCCAACCGGATCATGGTGCAATATCAGCCGATCGGCATCGCGCTGCTGATCACGCCGTGGAATTTCCCCGCGGCGATGGCGACGCGCAAGATCGCGCCCGCGCTGGCGGCGGGCTGCACCTGCATCCTCAAGCCCGCCGAGGAAACCCCGCTGACCGCGCTCGCGGTGGCCGAGATCATGCGCCGCGCCGGCGTTCCCGCGGGCGTGGTCAACGTCTTCAACACCAGCGATCCCGGCCCCGCGTGCAGCGCGATGCTGCACGATCCGCGGGTGCGCAAATTGTCGTTCACCGGATCGACCGAGGTCGGCCGCATCCTGCTGCGCGAGGCCGCCGACCAGGTCATCAGCTCGTCGATGGAGCTGGGCGGCAACGCGCCGTTCCTGGTGCTCGACGACGCCGATCTCGATGAAGCGATCGAGGGCGCGATGGTCGCCAAGATGCGCAACGCGGGCGAAGCCTGCACCGCGGCGAACCGCTTCTACGTCCAGCGCGGTATCCACGACGCGTTCGTGGCCAAGCTGTGCGAACGGATGGGGGCGCTGACGGTCGGCGCGGGGACCGATGCCGCCACCCAGTGCGGCGCGATGATCAACCAGGAATCGATCGACAAGATCGAGCGGCTGGTCGCCGACGCAGTCGATCGCGGCGCCGAGATACGGCTGGGCGGCAAGACGCTCGACCGCCCGGGCTTCTTCTACCCGCCATCGGTGATCGCCAATGTCCAGCCGGGCTCGGAGATTCTGGGCACCGAGGTGTTCGGCCCGGTCGCGGCGGTGATCGCGTTCGACGATGTCGACGAAGCCGTCGCGCTCGCCAACGCCACCGAATATGGCCTGGCGGCCTATGTCTATACCGGCGATCTCAAGCGCGGGCTGCAGCTGGCCGAGCGGATCGAATGCGGGATGGTCGCGGTCAATCGCGGGCTGGTGTCCGATGCCGCCGCGCCGTTCGGCGGGATGAAGCAGAGCGGCCTCGGCCGCGAAGGCGCGCACCACGGCATGCTCGAATATTGCGAGGCGAAGTATATCGCGGTGAGTTGGTAA
- a CDS encoding gluconate 2-dehydrogenase subunit 3 family protein, with translation MTDHKLTDRRTLLKFAGLGMGAAAVPGTLGAQQTDPVAQTGANPAPPPGGHAGHAMAGHTPAPATDSAPAGYMFFDTEEAAFVEAFVDTLIPADELSAKGSELGVATFIDRQLYSAWGQGRTMYLQGPFVEGTPEQGYQSALTPADIVRLGIAEANAVVRKTYADNSFDTVTDAERVAIVTALEADKIALEVVPTPVFFRMLFQLAMDGFFADPLYGGNKGKASWKLLGYPGVGEMYSDKIAEWRNKPFRVEEPMSIQDFG, from the coding sequence ATGACCGACCACAAGCTCACCGACCGTCGGACGCTGCTGAAGTTCGCAGGGCTGGGCATGGGCGCCGCAGCGGTGCCGGGTACGCTCGGCGCCCAGCAGACCGACCCCGTCGCGCAGACCGGTGCCAATCCGGCCCCGCCACCCGGCGGCCATGCCGGCCACGCCATGGCGGGGCACACCCCTGCCCCGGCCACCGATTCGGCACCCGCAGGCTATATGTTCTTCGACACCGAAGAGGCGGCGTTCGTCGAAGCCTTTGTCGACACGCTGATCCCCGCCGACGAACTGTCCGCCAAGGGCAGCGAACTCGGCGTCGCGACCTTCATCGATCGCCAATTATATTCGGCCTGGGGCCAGGGCCGGACGATGTACCTGCAAGGACCCTTCGTCGAGGGCACCCCCGAGCAGGGGTACCAGTCGGCGCTGACGCCTGCCGATATCGTGCGGCTCGGCATCGCCGAGGCGAATGCGGTGGTGCGCAAGACCTATGCCGACAACAGCTTCGATACCGTCACCGATGCCGAGCGCGTGGCGATCGTCACCGCGCTCGAGGCCGACAAGATCGCGCTCGAGGTGGTGCCGACCCCGGTATTCTTCCGGATGCTCTTCCAGCTCGCGATGGACGGCTTCTTCGCCGACCCGCTGTATGGCGGGAACAAGGGCAAGGCGTCGTGGAAGCTGCTTGGCTATCCGGGTGTCGGCGAAATGTATTCGGACAAGATCGCCGAATGGCGCAACAAGCCGTTCCGCGTCGAGGAACCCATGTCGATCCAGGATTTCGGTTGA
- a CDS encoding GMC family oxidoreductase — translation MAVKLPPVDVVIVGSGWTGGIVAKELAPTGLKVVMLERGRFQDTSPDFAAPQSHDALKYSRRLELAQDLSKETVTFRNDASQTALPMRQYGFFIPGTNVGGSGAHWSGLTWRWSEWEHRMLSGTVEKYGRSIIPSDMHLQDWPIAYKDIEPYYDRFEKVCGISGKAGNLRGKIQPGGNPFEAPRRNEYPLPPMTAAQSMVMFEAATKNLGYNPFPIPTANCSGDYVNPDGVALGQCHYCGHCTNYGCEANAKASPHFTMIPLARKNRNFELRTNSMVMKVNLDSEGKRATGVTYVDARGREYEQPADLVVLGAFVTGNVQLMLHSGIGKPYDAQSNTGVVGRNYAFQSLGGARVEVPRDTFINPFMGSGALGTWIDDWNGDNFDFGKAGYIAGGGISAGQNSGDPLNYHPTGPGQPRWGAGWKKAMADGYQHSTGVGFQGAVMSYRQNFLDLDPTYRDAWGRPLLRVTFDWQANEQKIIAANTAICQQIAAEMSGKKASATPAPGRLIPGRRFSSVPYQTSHNTGGAVFGDDPRTSAVNKYCQSWDVPNVFVLGASALPQNAGRNPTGPVGALAFWAADAIANRYLKRPGRLV, via the coding sequence ATGGCAGTCAAGCTTCCCCCCGTCGATGTGGTGATCGTAGGATCGGGCTGGACCGGCGGCATCGTCGCCAAGGAACTGGCGCCGACCGGCCTGAAGGTCGTGATGCTCGAGCGCGGTCGGTTCCAGGACACCAGCCCCGATTTCGCGGCGCCGCAATCGCACGACGCGCTCAAATATTCGCGCCGGCTCGAACTCGCGCAGGATCTGTCGAAGGAAACGGTGACCTTCCGCAACGACGCCAGCCAGACCGCGCTGCCGATGCGGCAATATGGCTTCTTCATCCCCGGCACCAATGTCGGCGGATCGGGCGCGCATTGGTCGGGGCTCACCTGGCGCTGGTCCGAATGGGAACATCGGATGCTGTCGGGCACGGTCGAGAAATATGGCCGGTCGATCATCCCGTCGGACATGCACCTGCAGGACTGGCCGATCGCCTATAAGGACATCGAACCCTATTACGACCGGTTCGAGAAGGTCTGCGGCATCTCGGGCAAGGCAGGCAATTTGCGCGGCAAGATCCAGCCCGGCGGCAACCCGTTCGAGGCGCCGCGCCGCAACGAATATCCGCTGCCGCCGATGACCGCGGCGCAGAGCATGGTGATGTTCGAGGCGGCGACCAAGAATTTGGGCTACAACCCCTTCCCCATCCCCACCGCCAATTGTTCGGGCGATTATGTGAACCCCGATGGCGTGGCGCTGGGCCAGTGCCATTATTGCGGCCACTGCACCAATTACGGGTGCGAGGCGAACGCCAAGGCGAGCCCGCATTTCACGATGATCCCGCTGGCGCGCAAGAACCGCAATTTCGAGCTGCGCACCAATTCGATGGTGATGAAGGTCAACCTCGACAGCGAGGGCAAGCGCGCGACCGGCGTCACCTATGTCGACGCGCGCGGGCGCGAATATGAACAGCCCGCCGACCTGGTGGTGCTCGGCGCCTTCGTCACCGGCAACGTCCAGCTGATGCTGCATTCGGGGATCGGCAAACCCTATGACGCGCAGAGCAATACCGGTGTCGTCGGCCGCAACTACGCCTTCCAGAGCCTGGGCGGCGCGCGCGTCGAGGTCCCGCGCGACACCTTCATCAATCCGTTCATGGGATCGGGCGCGCTCGGCACCTGGATCGACGATTGGAACGGCGACAATTTCGACTTCGGCAAGGCGGGCTATATCGCCGGCGGCGGCATCAGCGCGGGGCAGAACAGCGGCGATCCGCTGAACTATCACCCGACGGGTCCTGGCCAACCGCGCTGGGGCGCGGGATGGAAGAAGGCGATGGCCGATGGCTATCAGCATTCGACCGGGGTGGGTTTCCAGGGGGCGGTGATGTCGTACCGGCAGAACTTCCTCGATCTCGATCCCACCTATCGCGATGCCTGGGGCCGCCCGCTGCTGCGCGTCACCTTCGACTGGCAGGCCAACGAACAGAAGATCATCGCCGCCAATACCGCGATCTGCCAGCAGATCGCCGCCGAGATGAGCGGCAAAAAGGCTTCGGCCACGCCGGCGCCCGGACGGCTGATCCCCGGTCGGCGATTCTCGTCGGTGCCGTACCAGACGTCGCACAATACCGGCGGCGCGGTGTTCGGCGACGATCCGCGCACTAGTGCGGTGAACAAATATTGCCAGTCGTGGGACGTGCCCAACGTGTTCGTGCTGGGCGCGAGCGCGCTGCCGCAGAATGCCGGGCGCAACCCGACCGGCCCGGTCGGCGCGCTCGCCTTCTGGGCGGCCGATGCCATCGCCAACCGATATCTGAAGCGCCCCGGGCGCCTAGTATAG
- a CDS encoding GntR family transcriptional regulator: MMRQTYNDPNALVDGAAPRPRGARPSAGPTMVMQAYDHLLTALMTLQIAPGERIAIDQVARRLNISQTPIREALSQLEAEKMVCKVPNIGYRASPQMTRDEVRDLYTLRQLIEPYAAARAAEAITEEAIDVLRTIDRDMSSVVDGDSSAYPRFAEADDRLHRLIATLSGNRLIAETVERLHAHLNIFRVLYRTNAPTEAAAEHRIIIDALVAGDSGAAERAVLEHLERSQQRMDSVLAENEEAEPA, translated from the coding sequence ATGATGCGGCAGACCTATAACGACCCCAACGCGCTGGTTGACGGCGCCGCGCCGCGCCCGCGGGGCGCCCGGCCCTCGGCGGGCCCGACGATGGTCATGCAGGCCTATGACCATCTGCTCACCGCGCTGATGACGCTGCAGATCGCGCCCGGCGAGCGGATCGCGATCGATCAGGTGGCGCGCCGGCTGAATATCTCGCAGACCCCGATCCGCGAAGCGCTCAGCCAGCTCGAAGCCGAGAAGATGGTCTGCAAGGTGCCCAATATCGGCTATCGCGCCAGCCCGCAGATGACCCGCGACGAGGTCCGCGACCTCTATACGCTGCGCCAGCTGATCGAGCCCTATGCCGCCGCCCGCGCCGCCGAAGCGATCACCGAAGAGGCGATCGACGTGCTGCGAACGATCGACCGCGACATGTCGAGCGTCGTCGACGGCGATTCGAGTGCCTATCCGCGCTTCGCCGAGGCCGACGACCGGCTGCACCGGCTGATCGCGACGCTCAGCGGCAACCGGCTGATCGCCGAGACCGTCGAGCGGCTTCACGCGCATCTCAATATCTTCCGCGTGCTGTATCGCACCAACGCCCCCACCGAGGCGGCGGCCGAGCATCGAATCATCATCGACGCGCTGGTCGCCGGCGACTCGGGCGCCGCCGAACGCGCGGTGCTCGAGCATCTCGAACGCTCGCAGCAGCGGATGGACAGCGTGCTTGCCGAGAACGAGGAAGCCGAACCGGCGTAA
- a CDS encoding enoyl-CoA hydratase produces the protein MIAGQITTARDGAVLHVRFDNPAAHNALTGEMWLDLRDVALGVAADPSVRVVTFRGVGGKAFISGTDISKFADFTTGEQGIAYERGIDECMGAIDAIPCTTIAAVEGWAVGGGINIASACDFRIATPDAKFGSPIGRTIGNCLSAASVARVGGAVGVQFAKRMVLLGEMLTAEQLLASGFLLKLVERDAIDGELTALCARAAENAPLTTRTTKETIRRMTFGDLPAIEALIGEVYGSADFRRGVADFLAKTKRVPDWEGR, from the coding sequence ATGATCGCGGGTCAAATCACCACCGCCCGCGATGGGGCCGTGCTGCACGTCCGCTTCGACAACCCCGCGGCGCACAACGCGCTGACCGGGGAGATGTGGCTCGATTTGCGCGACGTCGCGCTCGGGGTCGCAGCCGATCCATCGGTCCGTGTCGTCACCTTCCGCGGCGTCGGCGGCAAGGCGTTCATCTCGGGCACCGACATCTCCAAATTCGCGGACTTCACCACCGGCGAACAAGGCATCGCCTATGAACGCGGCATCGACGAGTGCATGGGCGCGATCGACGCGATCCCCTGCACGACGATCGCCGCGGTCGAGGGCTGGGCGGTCGGCGGCGGCATCAACATCGCCAGCGCCTGCGACTTCCGCATCGCCACCCCCGACGCCAAGTTCGGCTCGCCGATCGGGCGGACGATCGGCAATTGCCTGTCGGCGGCGAGCGTCGCGCGGGTCGGCGGCGCGGTCGGGGTGCAGTTCGCCAAAAGGATGGTGCTGCTGGGCGAGATGCTGACCGCCGAGCAACTGCTCGCGAGCGGCTTCCTGCTCAAGCTGGTCGAGCGCGACGCGATCGACGGCGAATTGACGGCATTATGCGCGCGCGCGGCGGAGAACGCACCGCTGACGACGCGGACGACCAAGGAAACGATCCGCCGGATGACCTTCGGCGACCTGCCCGCGATCGAAGCGCTGATCGGCGAAGTCTATGGCAGCGCCGATTTCCGCCGCGGGGTGGCGGATTTCCTGGCGAAGACCAAGCGCGTGCCCGATTGGGAAGGGCGCTAA
- a CDS encoding iron-containing alcohol dehydrogenase — MTQPLSLFGAARLPRTILFGRGQRGALGSTSARLGRRALVVTDARQAAQPVFAEILADLAAHGVTTQVFDGVIPDLPVESIETCIDAARDFAPDLVIAIGGGSAMDHAKIVAVLLAHGGKVSDYYGEFAVPGPVLPLIAVPTTAGTGSEATPVAVVADTGRGTKVGVASPYLIPEVAICDPDLTVSCPPSLTAISGADALTHAIESFTTAPRTGDAMLTEQHVFVGKNALSDHFAKLAIANLFKFLERAWRDGNDIEAREGVMLASLTAGCAFGTAGTAAAHALQYPIGNLTHTAHGAGVAALMPFVMQYNRPACAEAFAELATLVGLPDGSVEQRSQAFIEAVAALLASIGIPRSLAELGLREDQQEFVAEHSLDAARLIKNNPRPLDLTAMRTITQAAYAGERHRLVAI; from the coding sequence GTGACCCAGCCCCTATCGCTTTTCGGTGCGGCACGGCTGCCGCGGACGATCCTGTTCGGGCGCGGCCAGCGCGGGGCGCTCGGCTCGACCAGCGCGCGGCTGGGGCGGCGCGCCCTCGTGGTCACCGACGCCCGCCAGGCGGCGCAACCGGTGTTCGCCGAAATCCTAGCCGATCTGGCGGCGCACGGCGTCACCACCCAGGTGTTCGACGGCGTCATTCCTGACCTGCCGGTCGAATCGATCGAGACCTGCATCGATGCGGCACGCGATTTCGCACCCGACCTGGTGATCGCGATCGGTGGCGGCAGCGCGATGGACCATGCCAAGATCGTCGCGGTGCTGCTGGCGCATGGCGGCAAGGTGAGCGACTATTATGGCGAGTTCGCGGTGCCCGGCCCCGTCCTGCCGCTGATCGCGGTGCCGACCACGGCGGGGACCGGTTCGGAGGCGACGCCGGTCGCGGTGGTCGCCGATACCGGGCGCGGCACCAAGGTCGGGGTGGCGAGCCCGTATCTGATCCCCGAGGTTGCGATCTGCGATCCCGACCTGACCGTGTCGTGCCCGCCGTCGCTCACCGCGATCTCGGGCGCCGATGCGCTGACGCATGCGATCGAATCCTTCACCACCGCGCCGCGCACCGGCGATGCGATGCTGACAGAGCAGCATGTGTTCGTCGGCAAGAATGCGCTGTCGGACCATTTCGCCAAGCTGGCGATCGCCAACCTGTTCAAGTTCCTCGAGCGCGCGTGGCGCGACGGCAACGACATCGAAGCGCGCGAGGGTGTGATGCTCGCCTCGCTCACCGCGGGCTGCGCGTTCGGCACCGCGGGGACTGCGGCGGCGCATGCGCTGCAATATCCGATCGGCAACTTGACCCACACCGCGCACGGCGCGGGGGTCGCGGCGCTGATGCCCTTCGTGATGCAATATAACCGCCCCGCCTGCGCCGAAGCCTTCGCCGAGCTCGCCACGCTGGTCGGGCTGCCCGACGGCAGTGTCGAACAACGATCGCAGGCGTTCATCGAAGCCGTCGCGGCGTTGCTCGCGTCGATCGGCATTCCCAGATCGCTCGCCGAGCTGGGCTTGCGCGAGGACCAGCAGGAATTCGTCGCCGAACATTCGCTCGACGCCGCACGGCTCATCAAGAACAACCCGCGCCCGCTCGACCTGACCGCGATGCGCACGATCACCCAGGCAGCCTATGCCGGCGAGCGCCACCGCCTTGTCGCCATCTGA
- a CDS encoding MFS transporter gives MSAPLTADETLATEPTQRPTRTRHVVLWMTVLAYLITYMDRVVISTAAPSIQEEFGFSLVTMGWIFASFQIAYALFQIPGGWLGDRFGPRRALTGVVLWWSMFTAATALTWSAGSMMVSRFLFGMGEAGAFPIATRSLSRWTLPGERGWAQGLTHAGARLGGAITPVFVALLIVSFGWRMPFVAFALIGVAWAGLWFWFYRDTPREHRSVNAAELALIEGELGQGKPRSSVPWRKLLAQPQLWTLSAMYFCYAYCINIFLTWFPKYLHDARGYDLAMMGLFASMPLMAGVVGDLAGGWSSDRLVKRGAGLKMARRVVAIVGFLIAAAMIPLAASIEAPIASILCFCVALFGLELTVGVSWAVTLDIGGEYAGSVSAVMNTLGNIGAAIAAAVTGYIVSASGWFAAFAVLAVLCLIAAALFLRIDASRPLYVEGHPAP, from the coding sequence ATGAGCGCCCCCCTCACCGCCGACGAAACGCTCGCCACCGAACCCACCCAGCGCCCGACGCGCACACGGCATGTCGTCCTGTGGATGACGGTGCTCGCCTATCTGATCACCTATATGGACCGGGTCGTCATCTCGACCGCGGCGCCCTCGATCCAGGAGGAGTTCGGCTTTTCGCTGGTCACGATGGGGTGGATCTTCGCCTCGTTCCAGATCGCCTATGCGCTGTTCCAGATCCCCGGCGGTTGGCTTGGCGATCGCTTCGGTCCGCGCCGCGCGCTGACCGGGGTCGTGCTGTGGTGGTCGATGTTCACCGCGGCGACCGCGCTGACCTGGTCGGCGGGATCGATGATGGTTTCGCGATTCCTGTTCGGCATGGGTGAGGCTGGCGCCTTCCCGATCGCCACGCGTTCGCTGTCGCGCTGGACCCTGCCCGGCGAGCGCGGCTGGGCGCAGGGGCTGACGCATGCCGGCGCGCGACTGGGCGGCGCGATCACCCCGGTGTTCGTCGCGCTGCTGATCGTCAGCTTCGGCTGGCGGATGCCCTTCGTGGCGTTTGCGTTGATCGGCGTCGCCTGGGCGGGGCTGTGGTTCTGGTTCTATCGCGACACCCCGCGCGAGCATCGCTCGGTCAACGCCGCCGAACTCGCGCTGATCGAGGGCGAACTCGGCCAGGGCAAGCCGCGCAGCAGCGTTCCCTGGCGCAAGCTGCTTGCGCAGCCGCAGCTGTGGACGCTGTCGGCGATGTATTTCTGCTACGCCTATTGCATCAACATCTTCCTCACCTGGTTCCCCAAATATCTCCACGACGCGCGCGGCTATGACCTGGCGATGATGGGGCTGTTCGCCAGCATGCCGCTGATGGCGGGGGTGGTCGGCGACTTGGCCGGCGGCTGGAGCTCGGACCGGTTGGTCAAGCGCGGCGCGGGGCTCAAGATGGCGCGGCGCGTCGTCGCGATTGTCGGCTTCCTGATCGCCGCGGCGATGATCCCGCTCGCTGCTTCGATCGAGGCACCGATCGCGAGCATCCTGTGCTTCTGCGTCGCGCTGTTCGGGCTCGAGCTGACCGTCGGCGTCTCGTGGGCGGTCACGCTCGACATCGGCGGCGAATATGCCGGCTCGGTCTCGGCGGTGATGAACACGCTCGGCAATATCGGTGCGGCGATCGCGGCGGCGGTTACCGGCTATATCGTCAGCGCCAGCGGGTGGTTCGCGGCGTTCGCGGTGCTCGCGGTGCTGTGCCTGATCGCCGCTGCGCTGTTCCTGCGGATCGACGCATCGCGCCCGCTCTATGTCGAAGGACACCCTGCGCCATGA
- a CDS encoding amidohydrolase family protein has translation MRRPQLRPVGMIAVAVTLCMAQAAARAETVVLEHFTLIDGKGSAPQRDRSLVMVDGRITQVGPASRIRAPRGAKRENLRGAFLMPGLIDAHVHLGLVDGIDQNFTKYYDRDNIEQQLKLYAAYGVTSVYTLGTDGDDIHRVIADQRRIGRIDSARAFTSGRGVVFKGSYGGVPGLEQSVATPAEAQAMVQREVAKGDDFVKLWVDDEFGDLADRMPNSISKPTIDTAHQLGKKAVAHIFYHDNATALVGQDVDGFMHQVRDRAVDPALPAAMKAKDAWQVASTLSREASFTYKLLPFVDEPFFSRGVAPATIAALKSPERQQRLATGKHFAKYPAALRNASANFGAMAKAGVTYGMGTDSGPTARFPGYFAHWELELMVKAGVTPLQALTAATGTNARFLDARDIGTVEKGKWADLLVLDRDPTADIRNTRAIRTVYVAGRKLPTIWQTCVGRPANACGEAPK, from the coding sequence ATGCGGCGACCACAGCTGCGGCCTGTTGGCATGATAGCCGTCGCGGTCACGCTTTGCATGGCGCAAGCCGCTGCGCGTGCCGAAACGGTCGTTCTCGAACATTTCACCTTGATCGACGGTAAAGGCTCGGCGCCGCAGCGCGACCGATCGCTGGTCATGGTCGACGGGCGGATCACGCAAGTCGGCCCCGCCAGCCGGATCCGTGCCCCGCGCGGCGCCAAGCGCGAAAATCTGCGTGGCGCCTTCTTGATGCCCGGGCTGATCGACGCGCATGTTCATCTCGGGCTGGTCGACGGGATCGACCAGAACTTCACCAAATATTACGACCGCGACAATATCGAGCAGCAATTGAAGCTGTACGCTGCCTATGGCGTGACCTCGGTCTACACGCTCGGCACCGATGGCGACGACATCCACCGCGTCATCGCCGATCAGCGCCGCATCGGCCGGATCGACAGCGCGCGCGCCTTCACCTCTGGCCGCGGCGTCGTGTTCAAGGGAAGCTATGGCGGCGTCCCCGGGCTCGAACAGTCGGTGGCCACCCCTGCCGAGGCGCAGGCGATGGTGCAGCGCGAAGTCGCCAAGGGCGATGATTTCGTCAAATTATGGGTCGATGACGAGTTCGGCGACTTGGCCGACCGGATGCCCAATTCGATCAGCAAGCCGACGATCGATACCGCGCACCAGCTCGGCAAGAAGGCGGTGGCGCACATCTTCTACCACGACAACGCTACCGCGCTGGTCGGCCAGGATGTCGATGGCTTCATGCATCAGGTTCGCGATCGCGCGGTCGACCCTGCGCTTCCCGCCGCGATGAAGGCGAAGGATGCGTGGCAGGTCGCCTCGACGCTCAGCCGCGAGGCGTCGTTCACCTACAAGCTGCTGCCCTTTGTCGACGAGCCCTTCTTCTCGCGCGGCGTCGCCCCCGCGACGATCGCCGCGCTCAAAAGCCCCGAGCGCCAGCAGCGGCTGGCAACGGGCAAGCATTTCGCCAAATACCCCGCAGCACTGCGCAACGCCTCGGCCAATTTCGGGGCGATGGCCAAGGCCGGCGTTACCTATGGCATGGGTACCGATAGCGGTCCGACGGCACGCTTTCCCGGCTATTTCGCGCATTGGGAATTGGAGCTGATGGTCAAGGCCGGGGTGACCCCGCTGCAGGCGCTGACCGCCGCGACGGGCACCAATGCACGCTTCCTGGACGCACGCGACATCGGCACCGTCGAAAAGGGCAAATGGGCCGACCTGCTGGTACTCGACCGCGACCCGACCGCCGATATCCGCAACACCCGCGCGATCCGCACCGTCTATGTCGCGGGGCGCAAATTGCCGACGATCTGGCAGACCTGCGTCGGCCGCCCCGCCAATGCCTGCGGCGAGGCGCCCAAATGA
- a CDS encoding c-type cytochrome: MMIRISIAGAAMAVATLGAAAATALPLAPPGDAAKGKTVFARCAACHSVVPGKKGIGPSLAGVVGRPAAAMPGYSYSAAFKNSKLVWNDATIARFVAGPSKLVPGTKMMAPPVTKPEDQANLVAYLKTVGSK; the protein is encoded by the coding sequence ATGATGATCCGTATATCGATTGCCGGTGCCGCGATGGCCGTCGCGACGCTGGGCGCTGCCGCGGCGACCGCGCTGCCGCTGGCGCCGCCGGGCGATGCCGCCAAGGGCAAGACCGTCTTCGCGCGCTGCGCCGCGTGCCATTCGGTGGTGCCGGGCAAGAAGGGGATCGGCCCCAGCCTGGCGGGGGTCGTCGGGCGTCCTGCCGCGGCGATGCCGGGCTATAGTTATTCGGCCGCGTTCAAGAATTCGAAACTGGTGTGGAACGATGCGACGATCGCGCGCTTTGTCGCGGGGCCATCGAAGCTGGTGCCGGGCACCAAGATGATGGCGCCGCCCGTGACCAAACCCGAAGATCAGGCGAACCTCGTCGCCTATCTCAAAACCGTGGGAAGCAAGTGA